One window of Nocardioides dongkuii genomic DNA carries:
- a CDS encoding DUF3037 domain-containing protein has protein sequence MSTLAYQYVVLRCVPRVDREEFLNVGVVLYCQATDFLGVSWDVDRDRLRALDPGLDLDQVCDALRFVEGVCAADPRGGAAAGHPIGQRFGFLKAPKSTVLQPGPVHGGLTADPATELTRLRAHLVG, from the coding sequence ATGAGCACCCTCGCCTACCAGTACGTCGTGCTCCGCTGCGTGCCGCGCGTGGACCGCGAGGAGTTCCTCAACGTCGGCGTGGTGCTCTACTGCCAGGCCACCGACTTCCTCGGTGTCTCCTGGGACGTCGACCGGGACCGCCTCCGCGCGCTGGACCCGGGGCTCGACCTCGACCAGGTCTGCGACGCGCTGCGCTTCGTCGAGGGCGTGTGCGCGGCCGACCCGCGCGGCGGCGCCGCCGCCGGCCACCCGATCGGTCAGCGCTTCGGCTTCCTCAAGGCGCCCAAGAGCACCGTCCTGCAGCCCGGCCCCGTCCACGGCGGCCTCACCGCCGACCCCGCCACCGAGCTCACCCGCCTCCGCGCCCACCTCGTCGGCTGA